The sequence CTTGCGCCCACGACCGGAAAAATTATCTATACAGTCAAAACCGGAATCTAATTCTTTTGTCCCTTTCTGGATGGTTTTTCTGTCCCATCCCAGTTCTTTTTCTGCCCGGCGTTGGCCCCCCTTGCCCATAAGGCGGACTACGTTAGCCATAAATTTACGTCGTTCAGAACCTTTTAAATTCGACCGGGTGTCATTCAAAAACAGTTTTAATTCCAGAGAAAATTCGTTTGTTTTTTCAAGATTGGGCAATTCAGGATGATTCATCATGGCTTCTCCTTTCTTTATAGGAGTCCATGATGACCATACGTTATGCTGCCCCGATTGTCCAGTAATTTGAGATTTAAACAAATTCTCAGCAGCGACATTACCTTCTTTATTTCCCTCTCTAAGTCGACGTCGGGCATTTTTAACCAGCGGATAAACCATAATGGTTTTCACCTCGGCTTCATTTTGCCTGTTGGTCTTATCCATTCGTCCACGTCCAGTTGTTTCGCCTATTTTGATCCAGTTGGCAGCCCGGTAGCACCCGCCATAATACAGGCTCCGGTCCACCAGGGTTTCCAAAAGAAGGGGAGCAACTCCGTACTGCCTCTCCCAGTCGAATCGGAGGTGATCAAGGGACGCAGAAAGCATGCTGCTTGCCAGGTTGCGAATTGGGGCTAACACCAGAAACCGGCTGTTGTTAACCACATGTTGCAAGGCCTTGCTTCGCCTATCATCGTCCCAGCCGATCCATAGGTCTCTTGACTTCATCCGCCAAGCAGGGCTTGAAAATTGGATGCAGCCCACAACCTGATGCTTAGGTCGAGTCACGGAAATCAAATATTGAAGCCTTGCCCCAAAGGGCATGGCATAACCCAGATAGTGGTAGCGGCTGATAAGATCCCGGAACAGGTTTCGCTGAGACCTGTCTCGTACTCGTTGGATATTCAGAGGCGTAAATTCCTCAACACTGCCGGAAAGTGTGCAGTAGGGCTCATTGTCCGTGACTTGTTTTTTGAATTTCTGGGGAGTGTGGTTACCTGGTTGCTTTTTCTCCGGTAGATTAAGGATACCTCTGTCATCCAGAAGTTCAAGGAGGTCCTTGCACTCACGGGCTTTGAGCTTCCCGCTGGGCCGCTTCCAATCAAGAAGCTCGCATACCGTGTAGGCCATCTCAGTGCGGCTGATACCATCGCATGTAGCCACAACTTCCGTAATCACCAACAAATCGTATGTCGAAAAATCCCGGACACAAAATTTTATAGGCTGTATCAATGCCGGCATGATCATACTCCTTTTCTATTTTTTCATAACAGATGTATGATCATTTGTTCCGTTTTTTTTGGGGGTAGGCCGGGGAAGCTCTTTCTATTCAATGCATAGTATTTCCTACCGTAGTCAATTAACGGTCTGATCGGTGGAATTAATTATTTTCTTGCCCCTTAACGCATTGGTGTTCAATTAATTTCCTACACTTCTTTTAATTGGGTCTCTTTTAGACGTATCTTGACAGAACGCCACTTCCTATCCTATTTTGGAACTGAATTCTGGGCGGCCCAAAGCCATGTTGGTCGTTCGTTAGTGTTCGTTCATGGTATTACAGGCCCAAAGGTCTAATCATAGTCCTGCGTGACGTCTTTCTGAACGCCAATACCATTACTGATTAAAGGATGGTTAACATGAAAAAAACAGTATTCATTGCAGGTATGCTTCTTGTACTTTTCTCATCCACAACATTTGCGAACACGCCCCCGGCAGCAGACGTCATTGCCAAAGCCTGGGATTACATGCGGGGAAAAACCTCTGTCAGCCAGGTAAAAATGACGGTACACCGTGCGAACTGGGAACGTGTATCGGTTATCAAAGCCTGGACAAGAGGACGAAATGACTCCATTTTCCAGATCATGGCACCGAAGAAAGACAAAGGCAACGGCACATTGAAAATCGGCCGAGACATGTGGACATATAATCCAAAAATAAACCGGGTGATTAAAATCCCCCCCTCTATGATGTCCCAATCCTGGATGGGATCTGATTTTTCCAACAATGATCTGTCCAAGGCAGACAGCCTTCTCAATGATTATACCCATGAAATTGAAACCACCACCCAGGAAAACGGCATCACAATCTATACCATTAAATCTCTCCCCAAGCCGGACGCACCTGTGGTTTGGGGCATGCAAAAACTTAAAATCCGTGAAGACGGCATTATTATCGAACAAGGCTTTTATGATGAGGATATGGCCGCGGTAAAAATAATGACCACCTCTGAAATAAAAAAAATGGGGGAAAAACTATTTCCCGCCCGGTGGGTCATGCGCGCCATGGACGCAGACTCAAAAGAGGATTACACCCTGCTTGAATATGAAAGTCTTGAATTTGATATCCCGTTACAGGATCGTGGGTTTACGCTGAACGCTTTAAAGAAACCATTAAGGTAGTCCGCTTTATGGAAATACTCATGGCCTGGCGCAATATCCGGCGCAATCCCAGGCGCACCATCCTGACCATTTTAGCCATTGCCTTTGCCTGCCTGCTGCTGATATTCATGCTGTCTCTTCAAATAGGCACCTATGAAGTCATGATTGATACATCGGTGAAAACCCGCACCGGTCATATCCAGATACTTAAACAAGGATACAACACAGACCACAAAATCAGGCAGGTGGTCAACGCACCTTCTGATATAGCCGTGACACTTGACCCAATACCCCATATCACGGCCGTTTCCTTCAGAAGCAACGCCTTTGCCCTGCTATCTTCAACCCTGCGTACCAGCGGTGGTTTCATCACCGGCATTGACCCTGAAAAGGAAGTAAACATCTCAAGCGTTCCCCAAACCATACGTAAAGGACGTTATCTGAACCCAACGGACTCCAATGCAGCCGTGGTCGGATCCCTTTTGGCTAAAAACCTTAAACTCGATATCGGAGATGAACTGGTGGTTCTTGGATCAGCCATGGACGGCTCAATTGCTGCCACAGTGCTTACGATGACCGGCATATTCTCATCCGGTATGGACCAATACGACCGATCCGCCGTTCAGATCCCGCTGTCCCATTTCCAAGATATTTTTTCCATGGGAAACGCCGTGCATGAAATCATCATTACCTGTGACAGTCTATGGCATGTGGGGAAGGTAAAAACCGCCATATCCGAAAACTTGTCGCAACCAGGCGCACAGCCCGGCCTTGTCTGCATGTCCTGGGATGAACTTACCCCGGGCCTGATCCAGTCTATCCAGATGGATCTTGGCGGCGGACTTATCTTCTATGCCATTTTGCTTGTCATGGTGGCCTTCAGTATTATGAACACTTTTGTCATGGCAGTTTTTGAACGAACCAAAGAGTTCGGCACCCTCATGGCCATCGGAGCCGGACCCTGGCGATTGTCACGGGTTCTGATCCTTGAATCGGGATTCTTAACCCTGTGCGGAATTATTCTGGGCATTTTGGCCGGATCTCTACTCACCCTCTGGCTGGCACACACCGGCATCCCCATGGGAGAAGCTGAAGGCATGATGCGGCAATACGGCATTCCCAGTCTGCTCCGCCCCAAACTGACGCTGATTACGGCGTTTGCAGGCCCGGCTGCCGTCTTTCTTATCACCATTGTGACAGCCCTGTACCCCGCTTTCAAAGTGCATGGCATCAAACCCGTTGAGGCCATGCGCGCCGTATAAGGAGGGATCATGCAAATTATCATGGCCTGGCGC is a genomic window of uncultured Desulfobacter sp. containing:
- a CDS encoding Druantia anti-phage system protein DruA gives rise to the protein MPALIQPIKFCVRDFSTYDLLVITEVVATCDGISRTEMAYTVCELLDWKRPSGKLKARECKDLLELLDDRGILNLPEKKQPGNHTPQKFKKQVTDNEPYCTLSGSVEEFTPLNIQRVRDRSQRNLFRDLISRYHYLGYAMPFGARLQYLISVTRPKHQVVGCIQFSSPAWRMKSRDLWIGWDDDRRSKALQHVVNNSRFLVLAPIRNLASSMLSASLDHLRFDWERQYGVAPLLLETLVDRSLYYGGCYRAANWIKIGETTGRGRMDKTNRQNEAEVKTIMVYPLVKNARRRLREGNKEGNVAAENLFKSQITGQSGQHNVWSSWTPIKKGEAMMNHPELPNLEKTNEFSLELKLFLNDTRSNLKGSERRKFMANVVRLMGKGGQRRAEKELGWDRKTIQKGTKELDSGFDCIDNFSGRGRKPVEEKLPNLLDDIKDIIEPTSQCDPTFRTTQLYSPLTGVEVLRRLREDKKYSPEQLPTVQTIRYKLNQLGYRLKKVAKTNPQKK
- a CDS encoding outer membrane lipoprotein-sorting protein; this translates as MKKTVFIAGMLLVLFSSTTFANTPPAADVIAKAWDYMRGKTSVSQVKMTVHRANWERVSVIKAWTRGRNDSIFQIMAPKKDKGNGTLKIGRDMWTYNPKINRVIKIPPSMMSQSWMGSDFSNNDLSKADSLLNDYTHEIETTTQENGITIYTIKSLPKPDAPVVWGMQKLKIREDGIIIEQGFYDEDMAAVKIMTTSEIKKMGEKLFPARWVMRAMDADSKEDYTLLEYESLEFDIPLQDRGFTLNALKKPLR
- a CDS encoding FtsX-like permease family protein → MEILMAWRNIRRNPRRTILTILAIAFACLLLIFMLSLQIGTYEVMIDTSVKTRTGHIQILKQGYNTDHKIRQVVNAPSDIAVTLDPIPHITAVSFRSNAFALLSSTLRTSGGFITGIDPEKEVNISSVPQTIRKGRYLNPTDSNAAVVGSLLAKNLKLDIGDELVVLGSAMDGSIAATVLTMTGIFSSGMDQYDRSAVQIPLSHFQDIFSMGNAVHEIIITCDSLWHVGKVKTAISENLSQPGAQPGLVCMSWDELTPGLIQSIQMDLGGGLIFYAILLVMVAFSIMNTFVMAVFERTKEFGTLMAIGAGPWRLSRVLILESGFLTLCGIILGILAGSLLTLWLAHTGIPMGEAEGMMRQYGIPSLLRPKLTLITAFAGPAAVFLITIVTALYPAFKVHGIKPVEAMRAV